The Calypte anna isolate BGI_N300 chromosome W, bCalAnn1_v1.p, whole genome shotgun sequence region ctctgctgcacacagccaatacatttttaCTGCCCgtctgccagggcaatgccctggaccagttcttctgtgaactCCCCCAtatcctcaagctctcctgctcatgCTCCTgcctcagggaacttgggcttaTTATGGTCACTGCCTTTTTAAtatttggaggtttttttttcatagtggtgtcctatgtggagatcttcaggtctgtgctgaggatcccctctgagcagggaaggtacaaagccttttccacgttcctccctcacctggccgtggtctccctgttcatcagcactGGCATGTTTTCTTACCTGAAGCCcccttccatctcctccccatccctggacctggtgtTGTCAGTTCTGTACTCAGtagttcctccagcagtgaaccccctcatctacagcatgaggaaccaggaaCTCAAGCATTCTCTGAGGAAATGGTTAGGGTTTTTCTGTAGCCTTCCTCCTGTCCTTTCAAAATGACCAACTCTGTTTGTTAGAGCACTCcatgttattattatttatatttttttgtcttttacttcttttttaatattcctttcTTCAAAGTCATTATTTATCCTTCCTCCTTTACTCTCCACCCATATTTTGTGAACTGGAAACATTGAATAAATGGAGAGCCTTCACTCAATTTAAGTGAAATAAACAAAcccacagaaaatattatttctggtGTCACTGATCAGTGTATCAGGAATGAATGGGAAGTGTTGAATGAATTTTGTGCTcggctggggagaggggatgcCGACCTCCCGCTCCTTTTGCCATGCATGGTCACCtatctggggctctgagctctctctgccccccaggagctgctgtgcccttcagagggtctggggctgtggtgggactggccggagcagcctgggctgggcactggtgtggggccagcagcaactgggctgtgctgggagagaggtgAGGGGAGGttggagagcctggagggagctgttctgCACTGGAAAGTGAAACCCTAGCAGGGAAAGCCATGGGTGTCCTCATTTGAGGCTGAGTCTTTCTGCAAGAGCATCTCCATCCTCTTGCTGGGCTCAGTGCCTACTTGGGGgaactcccagccctgcccaggctctCTCCTGATCAAGAGCCCAGCAGAATCTGGGGCAGAGCTGTCGCTGAAGCCCCACAGCTGACATGGtttctccaggagctggagatgctgcccaAGAGGACGGCCACGGGGTGACACAGCACCAGGGACTGCTGAGGCCATCCCATCAGACAGAGCTGTCTCCAGCAGGAGTgcaccctgtcctgggctgtgaCTGCACACTGGGGCTCTGGGACCATGTgtggggcagcagggctgggctgtcaCAGGACAGGGGCTACAGAGAAACTGCTGGGGGGTGACAGCAAGAACAGCTGCACACAGGGGCTtcatcttccttccctctgctctgcaggaatgACTTTTGCACAAGCAAAGCTcatctggagctgctgcctgcaaaaGCAGTTGAGAGCAAAAGCAACATCTCCCATGGTTGTGTTGGAGACCAAGGCTGAAGAAGAAGGGAAGTGCAGGGCTCCTGCTGATGGAGGACAGGGatctgaggaagaggagacacCAATAGTGCTGAGGGACTCAATGCCTTCTGGGATGGAGTCTTTCCTCAGGAGCTCTCCCAGGCCTCTCTGATCCATGAAAGGcatcaaggagcagcagagctcatctggagagaaatctcagaaggAAAAGTGCCAGTGTCTGCCCCTGCAGGAGACTCacccagaccatggcacaggctggggctgcctggctgggagcagccccgtGGGAAAGTTCTTGGTGGGCACTTGTCATGACCCAGGGAGGGAacccagggagacacagctgtcacccccttgctttctaaactccttctcagagaggagccaaggtgctgctggatccAACCTTAGTGCCTTAGTGctgggacggctagttagggggtctggagcgcaagtagtgtttgcctccatccctcctgtaagaatgggtggggaggtatataggaagagtttacaggtcaacgagtggctaagagactggtgccaaagacagggttttggtttttttgatcatgggaTGCTttatgagacacctggcctggtggtggcaggtgggatgcacctgtcccagagggggaagaggcttttggggcaggacttagcagggctcattgagagagctttaaactagatgtgaagggggaaggggagaaaactgggtctgttagggacaaacacaagaagaacgaACCGGGGcccgaaggcaggtggtctagggaggatttagtcccaacagtgtgctctgtttgtttcctgaaatgtctgtatgctaatacacgcagcatggggaataaacaagaagagttagaggtcagtgtacgggctaagggttatgatctggtagcaataacagagacatggtgggataggtcacatgactggaatgtggccatggatggttatgtgctttttcggaaagatagggtgGGGAAGCGAGGaggtggagttgctctttatgtgagagagcaactagaatgtgttgagttttgtgcaggggctgatgaggggtaagttgaaagtttgtgggttagaattaaggggcaggctggtgtgggtgatacagttgtgggggtctactacagacctcctgatcaaggcgaggaggttgatgaggccttctacaggcagctgaaagcagcctcacaacttcagtccctagtcctcatgagagattttaactaccccaatatctgctggttgactcacacagccagcctttcacagtctaggaggttcctccagtgcattgatgataacttcttaatgcaaatggtggacaagccgactagaagaggagcgctgctggatcttgtactaaccaacaaggagggccttgttgaagcagtggtggtcaatggcaaccttggctgcagtgatcatgagatggtagagttcaggatcctgtgtggaaggaacagaatacccagtaggaccagaaccctggacctccacagggcaaactttgacctcctcaatcaactgttaagagaaatcccatgggacagggtgttagaagataaaggggctcaagacagctggtcaatattcaaggaccactatttgcaagcacagaatcagagcgtccctatggttaggaaatctagtaagggagctaggaggccagcatggttaaaaaaggaactgctgggaaaacttaagtggaaaaggaaaatctacagatcatggaagggggggctggtcacttgggaggaatataggactgttgtcagaggatgtagggaggcaattaggaaagctaaggcctccttggaacttaaccttgcaattcaggttaaggataatagaaagggctttttcaaatacatagctagcaaaactaacactagaggcaatattggcccactaaggaatgagctgggagccctggtgacagaggatataaagaaggcagaggtgctgaatgccttctttgcctctgtctttactcctgcagggtttccgcatgagccccagattcatttagccccagatgtagtcaagatagatgagaAGTTggacatagtagatgaggattgggttagggatcagttgagtaatctggacatccataagtcgatgggtccagatagaatgcatccaagggtgctgagggagctggcggaggtcattgctaggccactctccatcatcttcagtaagtcatgggtaacaggagaggtgcctgaggactggagaatagcaaatgtcactccagtctaaaagaagggcaagaaggaggacccgagtaactatagaccggtcagcctcacctccatccctggaaaggtgatggaacaacttgttcttgtcactatctccaggcatatcaaggacatgggggtcatcaagagcagtcagcatggttttatcaagggtaaatcatgtttgactaacctcatagccttctatgaggaaattactaggtggatagatgatggaagagcggtagatgtggtttatcttgatttcagtaaaacatttgacaccgtctctcacagcatccttgtagataagttgatcaagtatgggtttggtgatcaggtagtgaggtggatcaggaactggttgaaaggaaggagtcagagagttgtagtcaatggggcagaatctggttggaggtgtgtgactagtggagtccctcaggggtcggtactgggaccggtgttgttcaatatcttcatcaacgacttggatgagggtatagaatgtaccctcagcaagtttgctgatgacactaagctgggaggagtggctgacacaccagaaggctgtgctgccattcagagagacttagacaggctggaaaGTTGGGCaaggagaaacatgatgaaattcaacaaggggaagtgtagagttttgcatttggggaagaacaacacgatgtcccagtacaggttgggggctgacctgctggagagcagtgtaggtgaaagagacctgggggtcctggttgacaagaagatgaccatgagccagcaatgtgcccttgtggccaagaaggccaatggcatcctggggcgtattagaaagggtgtggttagtaggtcaagagaggttctcctccccctctattctgcattggtgaggccgcacctggagtattgtgtccagttctgggcccctcagttcaagaaggacaaggaagtgcttgaaagagtccagcgcagagctactaagatgattaagggattggaacatctcccttatgaggaaaggctgagggagctgggtctctttagtttggagaaaaggagactgaggggtgacctcatcaatgttttcaaatatgtaaggggtgagtgtcaaggagatggagttaggctcttctcattggtgaccagtgataggacaaggggtaacgggtgtaaattggagcataggaggttcaagttgaatatccggaaaattttttttactgtaagggtgacagagccctggaacaggctgcccaggggggtcgtggagtctccttcactggagacattcaaaacccgcctggacacgttcctatgcgaggttctctaggtggccctgctctggcagggggggttggactagatgatctttcgaggtcccttccaacccctaggattctatgataaggTGATGACTACGTAAACAATTGCTTAGCTTCTACtaaacaagcattctgtgttagcttctCTCAGGTCAATGTGACCCCTAGACAGTTACTAGCAGGCGTTTTATAGCAACCCTTACATCACATATAACCCCCGATCAAGCAGCCAAGCGCTGCAATAAACATCCCTGCTTTTGAATCTTTCCTGGGCTGTAAAGTGTATTTCCGCACCTCACATCCTTCAAAGAATCTCCAACCAATCCCCAAGCAGTGGTCAAACCCCACAGCACTTGCACTCCACTTTATGTCCTGAGTGTGACATCTTGTGGTATGGAATGACCCTGACTGGAATAACTGTTTTTCAGCAGCCCTTACATAATCCTTTAATAATGTTTAAATCTCACTGCATGTAGCTACCAAATATATTTCTTATTAGATCATGCCATGTATAAACGTAACCACATTAGAGGCAACCTTTGCCCAGCAGATACTTGCAAAGTGTATTTAAGTGTGTAGGAAACtttctttatttgaaatttctctGCTTGCAAAGAGGGAAACTCCTGCTGTGTCTGagtgcagcagttctctaaaGGGAGGGAGGTTGGGAGCTGGAGCAAAGGAGCTGTAACATCCAGCCGCAGCCCGCAGGGTAGAAGTCTGATGGGGGGAAAATGGATACTGGAATGAGGGTAGAAGTGGTGGCAGACACAAGGTGATGGTGACAAGGTGGGGGTGACAAGGTGGTGGTGACAAAGTGGTGGAGGCACATTatcccagacccttcccagggagccaatgagagaagtgttttgtttggggtgcTGAGGAACAATGTTCTCCATGGAGTGCTGGACCTCATAggtttttccttgctttccagGCCTCTTGAAGAGTCACTCTGCACCAATAGTAGTAGAATTTagatttctaaactgaaaaccagtaaagaagaacttaaaaaaaatttttattagatactttttttcatcttcctccaCACTggaacctctccaattagctgtgcAAGTCTTGAACACTAAAACCACCACAGGGTGACACATGGCTGCTCAGTGCTATAATGGGCCCCCTCGTGCCAGAGGGATTGTGTCCATGACCCTCAGGTGctgacaggagactgaaaaaaaaaaaacgctACTAAGAAGTTATagccaaaataaaaaccaaaattatcTTGAAGTACTGATTGGCTCCTTTGGGtcccattactgacaaagcctcccGAAAGACTTGgtagagaaggtcactggaggacATGATTGCATGGAGGCAAAGATTCTGTACAGGTGGCTCTGAAAccacaaatatttaattatttgtttgtgtatgcatttatttatttatttatattatggaTCAGTCAAGTCAAACTCTGAAacccaggcaatgggaaggcagaccccatccctcacttgtgggtcaggattcttctgggggctgtggggcatgcaaatgagcaataaaaactgtaggaaaaatacacatttgcaACCACCCCAATAAAGGGAATGGAGCAAACCAAGTGCAGAGCCTCAACATAAACTCCTGCCTGGTGGTTCTgatacagtgaccatttctaaagtcacctttccagacacagactgtccaaaggccattcccattcctctccaattgcccccttctcctactctttgttcattcagatgcctctcctctgggctgctgctttgagcagcaggttgttctaagctcgcctgtctttccgcagcctgattgtctctttagccacctctgtcatgatgatcccatctctcttttcccatctgtctctctaaaccatttcttatcagattcttcttttcttttttctgtttgatttttcttggcATGCACAACGGAAAACTCCTGCTGTAcccgtgtgcagtcagttctctaaggagagcaggtgggaggtggtgcagtggagctgtaacctccagctgcagagaggagaagagaagtctgatgaaaggagcagggatggaagtcccaggtgggacatgacAGAAATGGTGGAGCTAGGGAGGTGAGCAGTAAAGTTGCCCACACAGTGTCAGACCTCATGGAacttctgtcacctcttctctaaactgaaaataatgagaTGATCTGCTAAAATATGAaggagaacaaaacaagaaaccaagaaaaaaacccagaatcaGTTTTCATGAATCACAgtattaaatgttaaaatatatttttaaaatatggtaaATGTTCCTCCTTAACTACActgggaaaacctctccaattagctcTATGTGTctggaagatgtgaagaatattccatggagagccatggccctttagtgctctctgtatttcaatgagccccagggtgtgtttggtgctgagtccatgatcctcaggtgctgagagatgaatgaacaaagtgctccagaagtcagaatgggacctgaaagtaccttgaagcactgattggccccactgagggcCATTGCTGCCAaagcctccccatggccttgttagagcagatcactggaggccatgattgcttggaggcaaagattctgtaaaggtggctctgaagccaaggatttttcattatttatttattaatgaatcAGTGAGGCCACTCTCTGAACTGCAGGCCACTCTCTGAACTGCAGGCAATGGAcggcagagcccatccctcacttgtgggtcaggaTTCTTCCTGGGGACAGCGGGGTGTGAAGATCAATAATATCAGAAAATGTACACCACCTCGCAGCTACCCCAAGATGAGATGAGGAGCAAACCAAGTTCAAAGCCTcaagaaagagtttttcctggtggtggtgatgataCAGTGACCGTTTCTAAAGTCAcgtttccagacacagactgtccagacagagggacaggatggagagggggGCCCATGCAAACTTCAACAAGGTgttgcagtgctgggtccagttctggaaccccAAGCACAAAAAAGAACACGGAGCTgttagaacaagtccagaggaggcaacaaagatgatcagagggctgatcATCAGGAGGTCTC contains the following coding sequences:
- the LOC115600048 gene encoding olfactory receptor 14A16-like, whose protein sequence is MSNRSSISHFLLLEFADRRELQLLHFWLFLGIYLAALLRNGLIITTIACDHHVHAPMYFFLLNLSLLDLGSISTPLPKAMSNSLWDNRDIFYIGCAAQLLFILFFISAEFYLLTIMSYDRYMAICKPLHYGTLLGSRACVHMAAAAWGTGFLYSLLHTANTFLLPVCQGNALDQFFCELPHILKLSCSCSCLRELGLIMVTAFLIFGGFFFIVVSYVEIFRSVLRIPSEQGRYKAFSTFLPHLAVVSLFISTGMFSYLKPPSISSPSLDLVLSVLYSVVPPAVNPLIYSMRNQELKHSLRKWLGFFCSLPPVLSK